DNA sequence from the Arthrobacter sp. V1I9 genome:
CAACGGCGCGATCTGGTCCTGGGGAGCTTGAGGCATGCGTTCCAGCCTAGTGGAGGAGCGTCCGCCGGGATGCGGATAGTGTTGAAACCATGGAAGAGAGCGCAGGCCCCCGGCAGTCCGAAGAACCAACCAAGGACAGGGGCCCCGCCAGATTCGCCCGGCCGGCACTGATCGCCGGATCCCTGGTGGCGGTGGTGTGCATCGGGCTTTTGGTGGTCATCTTTTTCCTCGACACGTTCAACGCCACCGTCTACTCGGTGGGCGGCAACGACATCGCCGGCGACACCCAGGAAGCACGGGACATCCGCGGACTGTACGACGGCGCCCGGGCCGGCAGCATAGCCGTGCTGGTTTTCGCCCTGCTGACGGCAGCTGCCGCAGGCGTGGTTCTTTACCGGGCGCGGAAATCGGCGGCCGTCGGCGGCGACGGTGAAGACGACGTCGATTTCGACGAGCTTGGACGCTGAGGGGTCCTGCCCCCTGCACTGGTCAGCAGCACCCCGGAAATGACCAAGACCCCGCCAAGGACCTGCGGGACAGTGATGGGCTGGCCCAGGATCACGGTGATGATGGCGGTGAACACGGCAATGAGGTTCAGGTAGTTGCCGGCGTTGGCTGCGGTGGTGCGTTTGAGGGCCAGGTTCCAGAGCAGGTAGGAACCCAGCGAGGGGAACAGGGCGATGAACGCCAGGGACCAGCCCTCCGCTGGGGTTTCCGGCAGGCCGGCGCCCGAGACGAGCGCGAGCGGGCTGAGGGCCACAGCCGCCATGGCCACCTGGACCGCCGTGGAGGTGATGGCGGGAATGCTTAGCCGGCGGGCGAGGATGGTGTAGAGGCCCCAGACGGTGATGGCTCCCAGGATCAGCAGTTCGCCCTTGTTGATCGAGAATGTCAACAGGCGCTGCAGCTGGCCGCCGGTAAGCACCAGCAGGACGCCAAGGAGGCCCAGGCTGATCCCCACCCAGCTCAGCGGGCGCGGCCTGTCCCGGAGCAGGACCACGGCCAGCACCATAATCAGTGCCGGGTTTGCGGCCGTCACCAGGGAGGCGTTCAGGGCCGAGGTGTCCTGCAGGGCGCTGTAGAGCAGCAGGGTATACCCGCTCATGCCCAGGGCACTCAGGAGCAACAGGACCGGCCAGCGTCGCAGGACCGCCCGCCAGTCCGGCCGCTCGACGAAGTGGGCCAGCACCAGCAGCGGCACGGCAGCGAGGACCCAGCGCCAGAACGTCAGCTGGAGCGGCTCCATGGTCTGCATGGCCGCCTGGCCCACCACAAAATTTCCGGCCCAGAACAGGTTGGCAAGGATGAGGTAAACAGCAGCTCGCACCGGTCAAATGTACATCGCTGCAAGTGCTCTGATGACGAAACGCTGGCACTCGCCTTGACCGAGTGCTAACCCTTACATAGAGTCTTCATTAGCACTCTCCCTAGGAGGGTGCTAACACATGAAGAGCTGCCAGCCAGGCTGCTGCCGGCACCGCGACGACGGTTTGCCAGCCAGGGCGGAAAGCTTTCCAGTCCACGAATTTGCTGACGAAAAGGAGAGGTCCGAGTGTCGGTCTCTATTAAGCCTCTTGAGGATCGTATTGTTGTCCGCCCGCTCGAAGCCGAGCAGACCACGGCTTCCGGCCTGGTTATCCCGGACTCCGCGCAGGAGAAGCC
Encoded proteins:
- a CDS encoding DMT family transporter → MRAAVYLILANLFWAGNFVVGQAAMQTMEPLQLTFWRWVLAAVPLLVLAHFVERPDWRAVLRRWPVLLLLSALGMSGYTLLLYSALQDTSALNASLVTAANPALIMVLAVVLLRDRPRPLSWVGISLGLLGVLLVLTGGQLQRLLTFSINKGELLILGAITVWGLYTILARRLSIPAITSTAVQVAMAAVALSPLALVSGAGLPETPAEGWSLAFIALFPSLGSYLLWNLALKRTTAANAGNYLNLIAVFTAIITVILGQPITVPQVLGGVLVISGVLLTSAGGRTPQRPSSSKSTSSSPSPPTAADFRAR